In a single window of the Pontibacter russatus genome:
- a CDS encoding c-type cytochrome domain-containing protein: MFEVADPPEIVLFFGRFHPLLVHLPIGFLLIAFLLELFSRFQRYQSIRHAVSFVLFLGAWSSILAAGLGYFLSLGGGYDEDALALHQWMGIGTAIAALGALLLKTRLNNQASRLKERIYVLTLSLTVVLMMGAGHYGGSLTHGSDYLTTYFPTSLESFTGGSTGKNKKVKVITNLPEAVVYTDIIQPIFDSRCISCHNPTKQKGDLRLEAFAGLQAGGKGGSVVEAGQAYRSELYKRLLLPPEDEHAMPPKGKEPLTESELQLIAWWINEGGAAAGKKVKELAQTPSVKLALANYTAGNKWENPVFAKKIAHAPEQVLQAADRAGFLVMPLAKGQPFLQVQRKTGAPVPEDLSALAPLAEQLVALDLNGTPVSDSLLAAIGTFGNLTRLYLQNTQATDASISQLVNLPNLEYLNLYGNPITDKGIMLLAKIPHLQKLYLWKTKVTPAGVAALQQKQQELQIIIGNSIETEVKDQQPSVAQSE; this comes from the coding sequence ATGTTCGAGGTCGCCGATCCGCCGGAAATTGTACTGTTCTTTGGCCGCTTTCACCCTTTGCTGGTTCACCTGCCCATTGGCTTTCTGCTCATCGCCTTCCTACTTGAGTTATTTTCCAGATTTCAGCGCTATCAGAGCATCAGGCATGCTGTTTCCTTTGTCTTGTTCCTGGGCGCCTGGAGCTCCATCTTAGCCGCAGGACTCGGTTACTTTCTTTCATTGGGAGGTGGTTATGATGAAGACGCATTAGCTCTGCACCAGTGGATGGGGATAGGCACGGCGATAGCGGCTCTGGGGGCCTTGTTGTTAAAGACGCGCTTAAATAACCAGGCTTCACGCTTAAAAGAGCGGATTTATGTCCTGACGCTAAGCCTGACGGTGGTGCTGATGATGGGGGCGGGCCATTACGGCGGTTCGCTTACCCACGGGTCCGACTACCTGACAACTTACTTTCCCACTTCCCTGGAGTCCTTTACAGGCGGCTCAACCGGCAAGAACAAGAAGGTGAAGGTGATTACGAACCTGCCGGAAGCGGTGGTATATACCGATATCATACAGCCAATATTTGACAGCCGCTGCATCAGTTGTCATAATCCGACCAAGCAGAAGGGGGACTTACGGCTGGAGGCTTTTGCCGGTTTGCAGGCAGGCGGAAAAGGTGGTTCTGTGGTGGAGGCCGGTCAGGCGTACCGTAGTGAACTTTACAAGCGTTTATTGCTGCCCCCGGAAGACGAGCACGCCATGCCGCCCAAAGGCAAAGAGCCCCTCACCGAATCCGAGCTGCAATTGATTGCCTGGTGGATAAATGAGGGCGGTGCGGCGGCCGGTAAAAAAGTAAAGGAACTGGCCCAGACCCCCTCCGTCAAGCTGGCTTTGGCCAATTATACGGCAGGAAATAAATGGGAGAACCCGGTATTTGCCAAAAAGATAGCGCACGCTCCGGAGCAAGTGCTACAAGCGGCTGACCGTGCCGGCTTTCTGGTGATGCCGCTGGCAAAAGGGCAGCCCTTCCTCCAGGTGCAAAGAAAGACAGGTGCCCCGGTGCCGGAGGATCTGTCGGCATTGGCACCCCTGGCCGAGCAGCTCGTAGCCCTGGACCTGAACGGGACGCCAGTTTCGGATAGCCTGCTGGCGGCCATCGGCACATTTGGGAACCTGACGCGCCTGTACCTGCAGAACACCCAGGCAACGGATGCCAGTATTTCCCAACTGGTGAACTTGCCTAACCTGGAGTACCTCAACCTCTATGGCAATCCCATTACTGATAAAGGCATAATGTTACTGGCAAAGATCCCTCACCTGCAAAAGCTGTACCTCTGGAAAACAAAAGTGACGCCAGCCGGCGTGGCGGCCTTGCAACAAAAGCAGCAAGAACTCCAAATCATCATCGGCAATTCCATAGAAACAGAGGTAAAAGACCAGCAGCCGTCGGTGGCGCAATCAGAGTAA
- a CDS encoding DUF1501 domain-containing protein — protein sequence MNIFEEALMRQAEYQTRRHFLGKCTTGLGALALSSLIGCNWMKDGSGPAPVSGIVRDLSKPFAPLAPHFAPKAKSVIFLHMAGAPSQLELFDYKPALQKLDGLDCPQSLLEGKKFAFITGVPKMLGPQAKFKQYGQSGAWVSEHLPEFSRMVDEVSFLKAMHTDQFNHAPAQLLMQTGSARLGKPSMGSWVTYGLGSENENLPGFMVLLSGGKAPDAGKAGYGSGFLPTVYQGVECRQHGEPVLYVGNPAGMGRDLRKQSIEAINAVNQLHYEEMNDPETISRISQYEMAFKMQVSVPEVMDIQKEPAYIHEMYGAEPGEASFANNCLLARRLVEKGVRFVQLFDWGWDSHGNDPTNALDKGFGNLCRNIDKPVAALLEDLKMRGLLDETLVVWGAEFGRTPMQENREGKEMSFKGRDHHTDAFTVWMAGGGIKGGYTHGETDEIGYYGTSGRTSIFDLQATILNQLGMDHEKLTYAFQGRNFRLTDVHGKVIKEVIA from the coding sequence ATGAATATTTTTGAAGAGGCACTGATGCGACAAGCAGAATACCAGACCCGCCGGCATTTCCTCGGCAAATGCACGACCGGACTGGGGGCGCTGGCCCTGTCCTCCCTAATCGGGTGCAACTGGATGAAAGACGGAAGCGGCCCAGCCCCGGTTAGTGGAATTGTCCGCGACCTGAGCAAACCTTTTGCGCCTCTGGCGCCGCATTTTGCCCCTAAGGCCAAATCCGTCATTTTTCTGCATATGGCCGGAGCGCCTTCTCAACTGGAATTATTCGATTATAAACCCGCTTTGCAGAAGCTCGACGGCTTGGATTGCCCGCAGTCGCTGCTGGAAGGCAAAAAGTTTGCCTTTATTACGGGTGTGCCCAAAATGCTTGGCCCGCAGGCGAAGTTTAAACAGTATGGCCAGTCGGGCGCCTGGGTTTCGGAGCACCTCCCCGAATTCAGCAGGATGGTCGACGAAGTTTCCTTTCTCAAAGCCATGCATACCGACCAGTTCAATCACGCGCCGGCCCAGTTGCTGATGCAAACCGGCAGTGCGCGCCTGGGCAAGCCCAGCATGGGTTCCTGGGTTACCTATGGCTTGGGTTCGGAAAACGAGAACCTGCCCGGGTTCATGGTGCTGCTTTCAGGAGGCAAGGCCCCGGACGCCGGAAAAGCCGGCTATGGCAGCGGCTTTCTACCGACCGTGTACCAGGGGGTGGAGTGCCGTCAGCACGGTGAACCGGTTTTGTATGTAGGTAACCCCGCTGGCATGGGTCGCGACCTGCGGAAGCAGTCGATTGAAGCCATCAACGCTGTCAATCAACTGCACTATGAGGAGATGAATGACCCCGAGACAATATCCAGGATTTCACAGTATGAAATGGCCTTTAAAATGCAGGTTTCGGTGCCGGAGGTGATGGATATCCAGAAAGAGCCCGCCTATATTCACGAGATGTACGGGGCAGAACCTGGAGAGGCCTCCTTTGCCAATAACTGCCTGCTGGCCCGGCGGCTGGTGGAAAAAGGTGTTCGTTTTGTGCAGCTCTTCGACTGGGGCTGGGATTCCCACGGCAATGACCCCACCAATGCCTTGGACAAAGGCTTCGGCAACCTATGCCGCAACATTGACAAACCCGTGGCGGCCCTGCTGGAGGACCTGAAGATGCGCGGACTACTGGACGAGACGCTGGTGGTATGGGGGGCGGAGTTTGGCCGCACGCCGATGCAGGAAAACCGCGAGGGCAAAGAGATGTCCTTCAAGGGGCGGGACCACCACACCGATGCCTTTACCGTCTGGATGGCCGGCGGCGGCATCAAGGGCGGCTATACCCATGGCGAAACAGACGAAATCGGCTATTATGGCACCAGTGGCCGGACCAGCATTTTTGATTTACAGGCCACCATTCTAAACCAGTTGGGCATGGACCATGAGAAACTGACCTATGCCTTCCAGGGCCGTAATTTCCGCCTCACCGATGTGCATGGAAAGGTAATCAAAGAAGTCATTGCCTGA
- a CDS encoding DUF1553 domain-containing protein yields the protein MSRRYFYTLSSFLMAMFLVYVGCTQRHATSVDFNADIRPILNTKCISCHGGVKETAGFSLFSREDALSKTDSGKPAIIPGDPDNSELMRRLVSEDPEERMPYHAEPLSPEEIEKIGKWIEQGANWADHWAYVAPREPQVPEDESGRAANPVDNFIWARLHQEGLSPAPPAPKTVLLRRLSLDLIGLPPTEEEVQAFERDSSANAYEKQVDRLLASPHFGERWAAMWLDVARYSDTKGYEKDQFRNVWRYRDYVIKSFNQDKPFSQFTIEQLAGDLLPQPTEEQLIATAYHRLTANNDEGGTDDEEFRTAALLDRVSNTWEVWQGITMGCVQCHSHPYDPIRHEEFYQSMAFFNNTRDEDVPNESPTLAHFSKEEELKVTALKTWVKQVLPEQKLQEELARIENLVRIGEPKIHPHTFDELTNAAMIDGKYLGGGHKGFARLKAVNLTGKTNVILNIASRKGGTLQIRKGRLDGEVLGEYKLPDLKESQPYRKEIISIKPTSGSHDLYFVFLNPSFKNPQDYVYQIEWVLFTELLPGAGKPGYAEAREKLLQLLNSGAERTPIMQENPADFRRRTHLFDRGNWLTKGKEVQPGTPKALPSFDAYPKNRLGLAQWLVSPENPLTARVTVNRFWEQLFGYGLVESLEDFGSQGTTPSHPELLDWLALNFQHQQGWQVKKLLRLLVMSHTYRQASGMTPEMIEKDPANRLLARGPRFRLTAEQVRDQALAVGGLLSDNKYGESVMPLQPEGVWKTVYSNMKWETSPGEDAFRRAVYTFWRRSSPYPSLLTFDASERTICVSRRIRTNTPLQALVTLNDTVYMLAAQGLASEMQRHNGTPEKQIAAGYASALFHQPSAPKLKLLATLYQQADTYYRQNPQQLTLFLGKETCAQNPDPHKLAALTLVASAIINLDEFVMKE from the coding sequence ATGTCCAGAAGATATTTCTATACCCTTTCATCCTTCCTGATGGCGATGTTCCTGGTTTACGTTGGCTGTACCCAGCGACACGCGACCTCAGTAGACTTCAACGCCGACATCCGCCCCATCCTGAACACCAAGTGTATCTCCTGCCACGGCGGCGTGAAAGAAACCGCTGGCTTCAGTTTATTTTCCCGCGAAGACGCGTTAAGTAAAACAGACTCCGGCAAGCCCGCTATTATTCCAGGGGATCCGGACAACAGTGAACTCATGCGGCGCCTCGTTTCCGAAGATCCAGAAGAGCGCATGCCTTACCACGCCGAGCCTTTGTCGCCGGAGGAAATTGAGAAGATAGGTAAATGGATAGAACAAGGCGCCAACTGGGCAGACCATTGGGCTTATGTCGCCCCACGGGAACCCCAGGTGCCGGAAGATGAATCTGGCAGGGCTGCGAACCCGGTAGACAACTTTATCTGGGCGAGGCTGCACCAGGAGGGGCTTTCCCCTGCGCCGCCCGCGCCCAAGACTGTTTTGCTCCGCCGGCTAAGCCTGGACCTGATCGGTTTACCCCCCACGGAAGAAGAGGTTCAGGCCTTTGAGCGCGACTCTTCCGCTAACGCTTACGAAAAACAGGTGGACCGCTTGCTGGCGTCCCCTCATTTTGGCGAACGGTGGGCGGCCATGTGGTTGGATGTGGCCCGTTACTCCGACACGAAAGGCTATGAGAAGGACCAGTTCCGCAACGTGTGGCGCTATCGGGACTATGTCATCAAATCCTTTAACCAGGACAAGCCCTTCAGCCAGTTCACCATTGAGCAGTTGGCGGGAGACCTGCTCCCCCAGCCCACGGAGGAACAGTTGATAGCCACCGCATACCACCGCCTCACAGCCAACAACGATGAGGGCGGCACGGATGATGAAGAATTCCGGACGGCGGCGCTGCTGGACCGGGTAAGCAATACCTGGGAAGTATGGCAAGGCATCACAATGGGTTGCGTACAATGCCACAGCCATCCTTATGATCCTATCCGGCATGAGGAGTTTTACCAGTCGATGGCTTTTTTCAACAACACCCGCGATGAGGACGTGCCCAACGAGTCTCCGACCCTGGCGCATTTTAGTAAAGAAGAGGAGCTTAAAGTCACTGCCCTAAAAACCTGGGTGAAGCAAGTATTACCGGAACAAAAGCTACAGGAAGAATTAGCCAGAATTGAAAACCTGGTCAGGATCGGAGAACCGAAGATACACCCCCATACCTTTGATGAGTTAACCAATGCCGCCATGATAGACGGTAAATATTTAGGCGGCGGCCATAAAGGATTCGCACGCCTGAAAGCGGTGAATTTAACGGGAAAGACAAACGTAATTCTGAATATAGCAAGCAGGAAGGGCGGCACCCTCCAAATCCGGAAAGGCAGGCTAGACGGGGAAGTGCTGGGGGAATATAAATTACCTGACTTAAAGGAGTCCCAGCCCTACCGGAAAGAAATCATTTCGATTAAACCGACCTCGGGCAGCCATGATTTGTATTTTGTGTTCCTCAATCCCAGCTTCAAAAACCCTCAGGACTATGTTTATCAGATAGAGTGGGTTTTATTTACGGAGTTGCTGCCGGGCGCAGGCAAGCCGGGTTATGCGGAAGCCAGGGAAAAGCTGCTGCAGCTTTTGAATTCCGGAGCCGAAAGAACCCCGATTATGCAGGAGAACCCCGCTGATTTCAGACGCCGCACCCACCTTTTTGACCGGGGCAACTGGTTAACCAAAGGCAAAGAGGTACAGCCCGGCACTCCGAAAGCCCTGCCGTCTTTTGATGCTTACCCTAAAAACCGCCTCGGTCTGGCGCAATGGCTGGTAAGCCCGGAAAACCCCTTAACAGCTCGAGTGACGGTAAACCGCTTCTGGGAACAGCTCTTTGGGTACGGCCTGGTCGAGAGCCTGGAAGATTTCGGCTCTCAGGGCACAACGCCTTCGCACCCGGAGTTGCTGGACTGGTTGGCGCTGAACTTTCAGCACCAGCAGGGCTGGCAAGTGAAAAAGCTGCTCAGGCTGCTGGTCATGTCCCATACCTACCGCCAGGCGTCCGGCATGACGCCGGAGATGATTGAGAAAGACCCCGCCAACCGGCTACTGGCCCGAGGCCCCCGCTTCAGGCTCACGGCAGAGCAGGTCCGGGACCAGGCGCTGGCTGTAGGCGGCCTGCTGAGCGACAATAAGTACGGCGAGAGCGTGATGCCCCTGCAGCCCGAAGGAGTATGGAAGACTGTATACAGCAACATGAAATGGGAAACCAGCCCCGGGGAGGATGCTTTCCGCCGCGCCGTTTATACCTTCTGGCGCCGTTCCAGCCCTTACCCCTCGCTGCTGACGTTTGATGCGTCGGAGCGGACCATCTGCGTTTCCCGGCGGATCCGGACCAATACTCCGCTGCAGGCCCTGGTGACTCTGAACGATACGGTCTACATGCTGGCAGCCCAAGGGTTGGCCAGTGAAATGCAACGGCACAATGGCACCCCGGAAAAGCAAATCGCGGCAGGATATGCGTCTGCCCTTTTCCATCAGCCGTCGGCGCCGAAACTGAAACTGCTGGCTACCCTGTATCAGCAGGCGGACACCTATTACCGCCAAAACCCGCAGCAGCTAACCTTGTTTTTGGGCAAGGAAACATGCGCGCAAAACCCCGACCCGCACAAGCTGGCGGCACTAACTTTGGTGGCCAGTGCTATTATTAACTTAGATGAGTTCGTGATGAAAGAATGA
- a CDS encoding SGNH/GDSL hydrolase family protein has translation MATIYFPAKRYSRYVSRSVLLLLAIITTALAQAQNKPPFPEGTKRILFLGNSITYAGRYITDMEAFFITHYPERRYEFINLGLPSETVSGLSEPGHAGGSFPRPDLHERLGRVLDRVKPDVVFACYGMNDGIYLPFDQERFEAFRSGIKRLHDALEKSGAKRIILLTPPVHDDAALGTKGYNLVLGKYSQWLLGQRDSLGWEVADIHTPMTRYLETKRLAQPDFKLAEDGVHPGEEGHWLMARAVLLYLGEEAANAPDAHSALGKRSGGAEIHQLVSQRQAFMKDAWLKETGFRRPGMAPGIPLAEAKRRYVEIEERIRAAVKGVAP, from the coding sequence ATGGCCACCATATATTTTCCCGCAAAAAGATACAGCCGTTATGTCAGCCGATCAGTTTTACTGCTGCTGGCGATCATCACAACCGCTCTCGCCCAGGCGCAGAACAAGCCCCCTTTCCCGGAGGGAACGAAACGAATCCTGTTCCTGGGTAACAGCATCACGTACGCCGGACGATACATCACCGACATGGAGGCTTTTTTTATCACCCACTACCCGGAGCGGCGGTATGAGTTCATCAACCTGGGGCTGCCCAGTGAGACGGTTTCGGGGCTGAGCGAGCCCGGCCACGCGGGAGGCAGCTTTCCCCGCCCTGACTTGCACGAGCGGCTTGGCCGGGTGCTGGACCGGGTGAAGCCTGATGTCGTATTCGCCTGCTACGGCATGAACGACGGCATTTACCTGCCTTTCGACCAGGAGCGGTTTGAGGCATTCCGCTCTGGCATCAAGCGGCTGCACGACGCACTGGAAAAGAGCGGGGCAAAAAGGATCATCCTCCTCACGCCGCCGGTGCATGATGACGCGGCGCTGGGAACAAAGGGGTACAACCTGGTGCTGGGCAAGTACTCCCAGTGGCTGCTGGGCCAGCGGGATTCTCTTGGATGGGAGGTGGCAGACATCCACACGCCCATGACCCGGTACCTGGAAACCAAAAGGCTGGCCCAGCCTGATTTTAAGCTGGCCGAGGACGGTGTGCATCCCGGCGAGGAGGGGCACTGGCTCATGGCCAGAGCCGTCCTGCTGTATCTGGGCGAAGAGGCGGCGAACGCACCCGATGCGCACTCCGCACTGGGGAAGCGCTCCGGCGGAGCGGAAATCCATCAACTGGTGAGCCAGCGGCAGGCTTTCATGAAAGATGCCTGGTTAAAGGAGACTGGCTTCAGACGCCCCGGCATGGCGCCAGGCATTCCCTTGGCAGAGGCAAAACGAAGGTATGTTGAAATAGAAGAACGCATCCGGGCTGCGGTAAAGGGCGTAGCCCCTTAA
- a CDS encoding ribbon-helix-helix domain-containing protein: MLFYLGAIGFKAMNIHLTKHFEEYIAGKINSGTFNNTSEV, encoded by the coding sequence TTGCTTTTTTACCTTGGAGCTATAGGATTTAAGGCCATGAACATTCACCTGACAAAACATTTCGAGGAGTATATCGCCGGTAAAATCAACTCCGGCACTTTTAACAACACCAGTGAAGTGTGA
- a CDS encoding peroxiredoxin family protein produces the protein MESTDNTIKTGPWRVALRTQGQEIPFIMEAVEEEGKTMLYLVNGGERILLNDLQPQGDSLKIGLHIFDADLIARVNGDTMQGRFVKNDSPTPYSIPFTAVHGQQHRFAADPAPALYDFGGKWEVVFSDTAGNRYDAIGMFEQQDNHVTGTFLTETGDYRYLEGQAAGDQLKLSTFDGNHTYLFTASPTGDSTLQGKFYSGMSGYETWTARRNPNAELASADTLTYLKPSYETLSFTFPNLQGEQVSLSDQKYQGKVVLVQLLGSWCPNCMDETQFLAPYYEKNKDRGLEIIGLGFERSPEFEKAAARLAKMKDRLDVGYDLLVAGTSDKEAAARALPALNHVMSFPTTIFIGRDGKVRKIHTGFSGPGTGQYYEGWVAEFNKTMEELLAEK, from the coding sequence ATGGAATCTACCGACAACACCATCAAAACCGGACCCTGGCGCGTGGCGCTCCGGACACAGGGCCAGGAAATCCCTTTTATCATGGAAGCCGTGGAGGAGGAGGGTAAAACGATGCTTTACCTGGTGAACGGCGGGGAGCGCATTCTGCTCAACGACCTGCAGCCGCAGGGCGACTCCCTGAAAATTGGGCTGCACATCTTTGATGCAGACCTGATTGCCCGCGTAAACGGCGACACCATGCAGGGCCGCTTCGTGAAAAACGATTCCCCCACCCCCTATTCCATTCCCTTCACGGCGGTGCATGGCCAGCAGCACCGCTTTGCAGCAGACCCCGCCCCGGCTCTATATGATTTCGGCGGGAAATGGGAAGTGGTGTTTTCGGATACGGCCGGCAACCGTTACGATGCCATCGGCATGTTTGAGCAGCAGGACAACCACGTGACCGGCACTTTCCTGACCGAAACCGGCGACTACCGCTACCTGGAGGGGCAGGCAGCGGGCGACCAGCTAAAACTCTCCACCTTCGACGGCAACCATACCTACCTTTTCACGGCCAGCCCCACCGGCGACAGCACGCTGCAGGGCAAATTTTACTCGGGCATGAGCGGCTACGAAACCTGGACCGCCAGACGCAACCCCAACGCCGAACTTGCCAGCGCCGACACCCTCACCTACCTGAAACCGAGCTACGAAACACTCTCCTTCACCTTCCCCAACCTGCAGGGCGAGCAGGTGTCCCTATCCGACCAGAAGTACCAGGGCAAGGTGGTGCTGGTGCAGTTGCTGGGCTCGTGGTGCCCCAACTGCATGGACGAGACACAGTTTTTGGCGCCCTATTACGAAAAAAACAAGGACAGGGGACTGGAGATAATCGGGTTGGGTTTCGAGCGCAGCCCTGAGTTTGAGAAAGCCGCCGCGCGCCTTGCCAAAATGAAGGACCGCCTGGACGTTGGCTATGATTTGCTGGTGGCGGGCACCTCAGACAAGGAAGCCGCCGCCAGGGCCCTCCCAGCGCTCAACCACGTCATGTCGTTCCCGACCACCATCTTCATTGGCCGCGACGGGAAAGTGCGCAAAATCCACACCGGCTTCTCCGGCCCCGGCACCGGCCAGTACTACGAAGGCTGGGTTGCGGAATTCAACAAGACGATGGAGGAACTGCTGGCGGAAAAGTAG
- a CDS encoding aconitate hydratase: protein MAFDLGMIKAVYAGMEERIGAARQAVGRPLTQTEKILYAHLYDGKAQQAFTRGKSYVDFMPDRVAMQDATAQMALLQFMQAGKATVAVPSTVHCDHLIQARVGADADLQDAYAENKEVYDFLASVSNKYGLGFWKPGAGIIHQVVLENYAFPGGMMIGTDSHTPNAGGLGMVAIGVGGADAVDVMAGMAWELKFPKVIGVKLTGRLSGWTSPKDVILKVAGILTVKGGTGAIVEYFGEGAESMSCTGKGTICNMGAEIGATTSIFAYDAKMREYLMATGREEIAEMADGVAAHLRADDEVYADPASFYDQLIEINLSELEPHVNGPFTPDAAWPISQFAAVVKEHGWPSKLEVGLIGSCTNSSYEDLTRSASIAAQAVEKKLVAQAEFTITPGSEMVRYTTARDGLLDTFAEMGGVVLANACGPCIGQWARHTDDPTRKNSIITSFNRNFAKRNDGNPNTHAFVASPEIVTAFAIAGDLTFNPLTDTLTNENGEQVRLDEPKGIELPTRGFAVEDAGYTAPAEDGSHVEVVVDPASDRLQLLEGFKPWEGTDLKGLKLLIKAQGKCTTDHISMAGPWLKYRGHLDNISNNMLIGAINAFNGEANKVYNDMTRGYDTVPATARTYKAAGIGTVVVGDENYGEGSSREHAAMEPRHLGVRAVIVKSFARIHETNLKKQGMLGLTFANKADYDLIEETDTFDILGLTDFKEGQPLKVVLHHKDGSQDSFMVNHTYNQGQIEWFKAGSALNLIRLKEKGASV, encoded by the coding sequence ATGGCATTTGATTTAGGAATGATCAAGGCGGTATATGCTGGCATGGAAGAGCGCATCGGTGCTGCCCGCCAGGCAGTGGGCCGACCGCTTACCCAGACAGAGAAAATCCTGTATGCACACCTCTACGACGGCAAGGCGCAGCAGGCTTTCACGCGCGGCAAGTCTTACGTAGATTTTATGCCCGACAGGGTAGCGATGCAGGACGCCACAGCCCAGATGGCCCTCCTCCAGTTTATGCAGGCTGGCAAAGCCACGGTAGCCGTGCCCTCCACCGTGCATTGCGACCACCTGATTCAGGCAAGGGTAGGGGCTGACGCTGACTTGCAGGACGCTTACGCCGAGAACAAAGAGGTATATGATTTCCTGGCCTCCGTGTCGAACAAATACGGGCTTGGCTTCTGGAAGCCGGGTGCAGGCATCATCCACCAGGTAGTGCTGGAGAACTACGCTTTCCCGGGCGGTATGATGATCGGCACCGACTCGCACACCCCGAATGCGGGCGGCCTGGGCATGGTAGCGATTGGCGTGGGCGGTGCCGACGCCGTGGACGTGATGGCCGGAATGGCCTGGGAACTGAAGTTCCCGAAAGTGATTGGCGTGAAGCTGACCGGTCGCCTGAGCGGCTGGACATCCCCCAAAGACGTTATCCTGAAAGTGGCCGGTATCCTGACCGTGAAAGGCGGTACGGGCGCTATTGTAGAATATTTCGGTGAGGGTGCCGAGTCGATGTCGTGTACGGGCAAAGGCACCATCTGTAACATGGGAGCTGAGATTGGGGCAACCACTTCCATATTTGCCTACGACGCCAAGATGCGGGAGTACCTGATGGCCACAGGCCGCGAGGAAATTGCTGAAATGGCAGACGGCGTGGCTGCTCACCTGCGCGCTGATGACGAGGTATATGCCGATCCGGCCTCTTTCTACGATCAGCTGATCGAAATCAACCTGTCTGAACTGGAGCCGCACGTAAACGGGCCCTTTACGCCAGATGCGGCCTGGCCTATCTCGCAGTTCGCGGCGGTAGTGAAAGAGCACGGCTGGCCGTCCAAACTGGAAGTAGGCCTGATAGGCTCCTGCACCAACTCCTCTTACGAAGACCTCACCCGTTCTGCCTCTATTGCGGCACAGGCGGTGGAGAAAAAGCTGGTGGCGCAGGCTGAGTTCACCATTACGCCGGGTTCAGAGATGGTGCGCTACACCACCGCCCGCGACGGGTTGTTAGATACTTTCGCAGAGATGGGCGGCGTGGTGCTGGCGAACGCCTGCGGCCCGTGCATCGGCCAGTGGGCCCGCCACACCGATGACCCGACCCGCAAAAACTCCATCATCACCTCGTTTAACCGGAACTTCGCCAAGCGCAACGACGGCAACCCGAACACGCACGCCTTTGTGGCCTCTCCGGAGATTGTAACGGCCTTCGCCATTGCCGGTGACTTGACGTTCAACCCGCTGACGGACACGCTGACCAACGAGAACGGCGAGCAGGTGCGGCTGGATGAGCCCAAAGGCATCGAGCTGCCCACACGGGGCTTCGCCGTGGAAGACGCGGGTTACACAGCGCCTGCGGAAGACGGCAGCCACGTAGAAGTGGTGGTTGACCCGGCATCCGACCGCCTGCAGTTGCTGGAGGGTTTCAAGCCGTGGGAAGGCACTGACCTGAAAGGCCTGAAACTTCTCATCAAGGCGCAGGGCAAGTGTACCACAGACCATATCTCGATGGCTGGCCCGTGGCTGAAGTACCGCGGCCACCTCGACAACATCTCTAACAACATGCTGATCGGTGCCATCAACGCGTTCAACGGCGAGGCGAACAAGGTATATAACGACATGACGCGTGGCTACGACACCGTGCCCGCCACTGCCCGTACCTACAAGGCTGCCGGCATCGGCACGGTGGTGGTTGGTGACGAGAACTACGGGGAGGGCTCATCGCGTGAGCACGCTGCCATGGAGCCGCGCCACCTGGGCGTTCGCGCCGTTATCGTAAAGTCTTTCGCGCGTATCCACGAAACCAACCTGAAGAAGCAGGGCATGCTGGGGCTTACCTTCGCCAACAAAGCGGACTATGACCTGATCGAGGAGACAGACACCTTCGACATCCTCGGCCTGACCGACTTCAAAGAAGGGCAGCCGCTGAAGGTGGTGCTGCACCACAAGGACGGTAGCCAGGACAGCTTTATGGTGAATCATACCTACAACCAGGGACAGATTGAGTGGTTCAAAGCAGGCTCTGCCCTCAACCTGATTCGGTTGAAAGAAAAAGGCGCCAGCGTTTAA